The Sedimentisphaera salicampi genome includes a region encoding these proteins:
- a CDS encoding beta-ketoacyl-[acyl-carrier-protein] synthase family protein, producing the protein MRKRIVITGLGLVSPMGCGAEKVWKAILDGEDGFNYITRFDASTFPTTFAAEVKDFSLEDYINETGAHKDALNPTQFALAATAQACRQAGIEIEQAAENSSIDRSRLGIYMGSGEGPIDHETFFAAIAGSAGEGGREIDWQKWTNITNQMMLGPREIEQQPNIPAGHISLMTRARGPVRSCLTACAASSQAIGEASLMLRRGRADIMLAGGSHSMIHPLGVTGFNKLTALSERNDNIHTASRPFTKDRDGFIIGEGSAVLVLETLESAKSRGAEILAEIAGYGSSCDAFRVTDMHEDARGGSAAIEQALKDAGVGKEEIEYINAHGTSTGENDRIETKAIKNVFGEMAYKIPVSSVKSMLGHLIGSAGAAELITCVMALRDGIIPQTANYGEPDPELDLDYVPNKPRKKELNCVMSESFGFGGQNDVLVLKKFE; encoded by the coding sequence ATGAGAAAACGAATAGTAATCACAGGGCTCGGGCTTGTTTCGCCTATGGGCTGCGGCGCAGAGAAAGTTTGGAAAGCAATACTGGACGGCGAAGACGGCTTCAATTATATAACAAGGTTTGACGCCTCCACCTTTCCCACCACTTTCGCTGCGGAAGTAAAGGATTTCAGTCTCGAAGACTATATTAACGAAACCGGCGCACACAAAGACGCCCTGAACCCAACACAGTTCGCCCTGGCAGCGACTGCGCAGGCCTGCCGACAGGCGGGAATCGAAATTGAACAGGCCGCTGAGAACAGCTCAATAGACAGAAGCCGGCTCGGTATATATATGGGCTCGGGCGAAGGGCCAATAGACCATGAAACCTTCTTTGCAGCGATAGCAGGCTCTGCGGGCGAAGGCGGAAGAGAGATAGACTGGCAGAAATGGACGAATATTACCAATCAGATGATGCTCGGCCCTCGTGAGATTGAGCAGCAGCCGAATATACCTGCAGGGCATATATCCTTGATGACTCGTGCAAGAGGGCCTGTGCGAAGCTGTCTTACAGCGTGCGCAGCGAGCTCTCAGGCGATAGGCGAAGCCTCGCTTATGCTTAGAAGGGGAAGAGCGGATATTATGTTAGCTGGGGGGTCTCATTCGATGATTCATCCGCTGGGCGTAACGGGTTTCAACAAGCTCACCGCCCTTTCAGAGAGGAACGACAATATACATACCGCCTCCCGCCCCTTTACCAAAGACAGAGACGGATTTATAATAGGTGAAGGCTCGGCAGTACTCGTGCTGGAAACGCTTGAATCAGCAAAGAGCCGCGGAGCGGAGATTCTCGCAGAGATAGCCGGCTACGGCAGCAGCTGCGATGCCTTCCGTGTTACTGATATGCACGAGGACGCACGAGGGGGTTCTGCGGCGATTGAGCAGGCTCTGAAGGATGCGGGTGTGGGCAAAGAGGAGATAGAATACATCAATGCCCACGGCACAAGCACAGGCGAGAACGACCGAATTGAAACTAAGGCAATTAAGAACGTTTTCGGCGAGATGGCGTACAAAATACCTGTAAGCAGCGTTAAGAGTATGCTCGGACATTTGATCGGCTCAGCAGGTGCAGCGGAGCTGATAACCTGCGTAATGGCTCTTAGAGATGGAATAATCCCTCAAACAGCCAATTACGGCGAGCCAGATCCGGAGCTCGATCTTGATTACGTGCCAAACAAGCCCAGAAAGAAGGAGCTCAATTGCGTTATGAGCGAATCCTTCGGCTTTGGAGGCCAGAATGATGTTCTGGTGCTCAAAAAATTTGAATAA
- the mgtE gene encoding magnesium transporter, whose protein sequence is MAEELKAKQLISKINEFTENNNIDMLCTLLDQQRTSRLAEVMELLEGDRNAVILGCLPKEEASEVFEKLDEATRAELYELLNVRQLKTLIYELDPDDAADILSELPPSASEHLLRTMKPDESETIKNLMQYSDDSAGGIMDPLFLSVPKGSTAHEAIELLKIQESDEDFYAVYVVDIEGVYLGDVRIRNLLSAEPEQKIEELIEENSLSVSVFFDQEEIKNIFSKNDLIAVPVVDGNNVLVGRITADRVLEVAEEEAAEDIYTIAGTDAEELYDTSVFRAARIRMTWLVPCLIGTGVTAIVMLFFKNSHTEVYTVAAAFAPMIAAISGNAGLQTSAVVICGLATGHMAALNLGQVFIREARIALLIALSCGVIGGLIYTGLSDVLGNHTPDSGLNYMMVSAAFGIAMSASVMVSTTLGLFLPFLFKKIGIDPAISSGPLVTTANDSISVSIYLFTTLAFLG, encoded by the coding sequence ATGGCTGAAGAACTGAAGGCAAAGCAGTTAATCTCAAAAATCAACGAATTCACAGAGAATAACAACATTGATATGCTCTGCACCCTCCTCGACCAGCAGCGAACCAGCCGGCTCGCGGAAGTTATGGAGCTGCTTGAAGGCGACAGGAATGCCGTAATTTTAGGGTGCCTGCCCAAAGAAGAGGCTTCGGAGGTTTTCGAAAAGCTCGACGAGGCCACAAGAGCAGAGCTCTATGAACTGCTCAATGTCCGCCAGCTGAAAACCCTCATATACGAGCTCGATCCGGACGATGCGGCCGATATTCTGAGCGAGCTGCCTCCAAGCGCGAGCGAACACCTTCTCAGGACAATGAAGCCCGATGAATCTGAGACTATCAAGAATCTAATGCAGTATTCGGATGATTCCGCGGGCGGTATTATGGATCCGCTTTTTCTCTCAGTCCCGAAAGGCTCTACAGCACACGAAGCCATTGAGCTTCTCAAGATTCAGGAAAGCGATGAAGACTTCTACGCTGTTTATGTTGTGGATATTGAAGGCGTTTATCTTGGGGATGTAAGAATCAGAAACCTTCTTTCAGCAGAGCCGGAGCAGAAAATCGAAGAGCTGATCGAAGAAAACAGTCTTTCTGTTAGCGTGTTTTTTGATCAGGAGGAAATCAAGAATATTTTCAGCAAAAACGACCTTATCGCTGTTCCGGTAGTGGACGGGAATAATGTGCTCGTAGGTCGCATTACAGCGGACAGGGTTCTGGAAGTGGCAGAAGAAGAGGCTGCGGAGGATATATACACAATCGCTGGTACTGATGCCGAAGAACTCTACGATACAAGCGTTTTCAGGGCTGCGAGGATACGTATGACTTGGCTTGTCCCCTGCCTTATCGGCACTGGCGTAACGGCGATTGTGATGCTGTTTTTCAAGAATTCGCATACAGAGGTATATACCGTTGCAGCCGCGTTTGCACCAATGATAGCAGCTATAAGCGGAAATGCAGGGCTTCAAACTTCGGCAGTGGTTATATGCGGGCTCGCCACAGGCCATATGGCAGCATTAAATCTGGGGCAGGTTTTCATAAGGGAGGCGAGGATCGCCCTTCTTATAGCCCTTTCCTGCGGAGTTATCGGCGGACTGATATATACCGGCCTCTCAGACGTGCTGGGCAATCACACCCCTGACTCAGGGTTGAATTATATGATGGTTTCGGCAGCTTTCGGGATAGCGATGTCTGCCTCGGTGATGGTATCAACTACTCTCGGGCTGTTTTTGCCGTTTCTTTTCAAGAAAATCGGAATAGACCCCGCTATAAGTTCAGGTCCGCTGGTTACAACTGCAAATGATTCAATAAGCGTATCGATTTATCTGTTCACAACGCTTGCGTTTCTCGGCTGA
- a CDS encoding winged helix-turn-helix transcriptional regulator: protein MIDYIKIDSDILNLPLTGAEKLVLAAGRLPKGCRMSNAQLAGICGVSLRTLIRIVMELKNSGLIRVHKSGSNRTIFTAENRLARYDRLTQRQNDTCQDGVKSCQNVTKGCQAVTEKCQIDTHNLKNKRNKKEKAASRTKEPSGGALCSSPSGENSAGSVRNC, encoded by the coding sequence ATGATCGACTATATCAAGATCGATTCAGACATTTTGAACCTGCCGTTGACCGGTGCTGAGAAGCTCGTGCTAGCCGCTGGAAGGCTGCCGAAGGGCTGCAGAATGAGCAACGCCCAGCTCGCCGGAATCTGCGGCGTCTCGCTGAGAACTCTGATAAGGATTGTGATGGAGCTCAAGAATTCGGGATTGATCAGAGTCCACAAATCCGGCAGCAATCGAACCATATTCACAGCAGAAAACCGCCTTGCAAGGTATGACAGATTGACACAGCGACAAAATGACACGTGTCAGGATGGCGTTAAGTCGTGTCAGAATGTCACTAAGGGGTGTCAGGCTGTCACTGAAAAGTGTCAGATTGACACACATAATTTAAAAAATAAAAGAAATAAAAAAGAAAAGGCGGCGTCTCGAACAAAAGAGCCTTCCGGAGGGGCTCTTTGTTCTTCGCCTTCGGGGGAAAATTCGGCCGGCTCAGTCCGTAATTGCTGA
- a CDS encoding 6-phosphofructokinase, whose amino-acid sequence MSEAPKGNAIVSQSGGPTGVINASLVGVIEAAQKSEKIEKIYGAVHAVEGIVKNEFVDLTEIDYNTLDIVASSPSSALGSSRDKPDEEYCKEILEICKKRNAAYFYYIGGNDSANTCKIINEQAEAAGYNMRAFHVPKTIDNDLRTTDHCPGYGTAAKFVSCALMGDDLDNRALPGVKIDVIMGRDAGWLTAATTLGQRRDDDGPHLVYVPERPVSIEKMVEDIKGVYNKLGRCVVAVSEGIKDTDGTTWAKKLAENAEVDSHGNVQLSGTGALADFLAGKIKAGTGIKRVRADTFGYLQRSFAGLQSSTDVAEARETGRKAVEFSMEYPSGSAIMKRTGNGENYGVKFERTELSNVAEFTKDLPDEYINADGNGVTPAFKEYASPLCGELPKTGYLGNNPKV is encoded by the coding sequence ATGTCAGAAGCTCCAAAAGGAAATGCAATAGTAAGCCAGTCCGGCGGTCCTACAGGCGTGATAAATGCCTCGCTTGTCGGCGTAATAGAGGCTGCTCAGAAGAGCGAGAAAATCGAAAAGATCTACGGCGCAGTGCATGCGGTTGAAGGTATCGTGAAGAATGAGTTTGTTGATCTAACTGAAATAGACTATAACACTCTGGACATCGTTGCCTCTTCTCCCTCATCAGCCCTTGGCTCAAGCCGTGATAAGCCCGATGAGGAATACTGCAAGGAAATCCTCGAGATATGCAAGAAGAGAAACGCCGCATACTTCTACTATATCGGCGGCAACGACTCTGCCAACACCTGCAAAATCATCAACGAGCAGGCAGAAGCAGCGGGCTACAATATGCGTGCCTTCCATGTGCCGAAGACCATCGACAACGATCTTAGAACCACAGACCACTGCCCGGGCTACGGAACAGCAGCGAAGTTCGTTTCCTGCGCTCTTATGGGCGACGATCTGGACAACAGGGCTCTTCCTGGAGTTAAGATTGATGTTATTATGGGGCGCGATGCAGGCTGGCTCACCGCCGCTACTACCCTCGGTCAGAGGCGTGATGATGATGGTCCGCACCTTGTGTACGTTCCTGAGCGTCCTGTTTCAATCGAGAAGATGGTTGAGGATATCAAGGGCGTTTACAACAAGCTCGGCCGCTGCGTAGTTGCAGTGAGCGAGGGGATTAAGGATACCGACGGAACCACCTGGGCTAAAAAGCTTGCAGAGAATGCGGAAGTTGATTCGCACGGAAACGTTCAGCTCTCAGGCACCGGAGCCCTTGCAGACTTCCTCGCAGGAAAGATCAAAGCAGGCACAGGAATCAAACGTGTCCGCGCAGATACATTCGGCTATCTCCAGAGGTCTTTCGCAGGCCTTCAGAGCTCCACAGACGTAGCCGAGGCCCGCGAAACAGGCCGGAAGGCTGTAGAGTTCAGCATGGAATACCCCAGCGGCTCTGCTATTATGAAACGCACCGGAAACGGCGAGAACTACGGTGTGAAGTTCGAGAGAACAGAGCTGAGCAATGTTGCTGAGTTCACTAAAGACCTGCCCGACGAATACATCAACGCTGATGGTAATGGAGTAACCCCTGCATTCAAGGAATACGCTTCTCCGCTTTGCGGCGAGCTTCCGAAAACAGGTTATCTGGGCAATAACCCGAAAGTGTAA
- a CDS encoding beta-ketoacyl-[acyl-carrier-protein] synthase family protein — protein sequence MEQRIVLTGLGLIGPLGLSLEESWEKLIAGECGLGEIESFDASAMQCRIAGEAGEFKMRSYLPKYHRKAAKLMSRDIQLAVVAADDAFRSSGLGTKCIEAEPAIDPKRTAIGVGAGLINCDIPEIAASVAASLEDGKFDMQKWGREGMAELTPLWLLKYLPNMLACHIGIIHDIQGPGNNITTGECSGIQSVIETAETIESGFADYGIAGSGEASVHPITLMRAMKLGRLNTQDNDRPGSAVRPLSSQPSGTVLSEGAAMAILETKTGAEKRGAKVYAELAGFGESTSLSQNYSALEESGEGLASAIKNAIKMAGIEPKDIDLIVPSAGGIKENDFAELKGLKAVFEGSLAEIPVCPWKKYFGLMGNAASGADLVLGAKALSEGIIPGAGDLAEQMPDELNVPADTQEKEIRYCVCCSFTPGGQTAAAVLKRSGE from the coding sequence ATGGAACAAAGAATCGTTTTAACAGGGCTCGGGCTTATCGGCCCTCTCGGGCTGAGCCTTGAGGAGAGCTGGGAGAAGCTTATTGCAGGCGAATGCGGATTGGGCGAGATCGAATCCTTTGATGCCTCGGCAATGCAGTGCAGGATTGCCGGCGAGGCGGGAGAATTCAAAATGAGAAGCTACCTGCCCAAATACCACCGCAAGGCTGCGAAGCTTATGAGCAGGGATATCCAGCTTGCTGTTGTGGCGGCGGACGATGCCTTCCGCTCCAGCGGGCTGGGCACCAAATGCATTGAAGCAGAACCCGCAATAGATCCCAAACGCACGGCAATCGGCGTTGGTGCGGGGCTTATAAACTGCGATATCCCGGAGATAGCGGCTTCTGTGGCGGCGAGCCTTGAAGACGGCAAATTTGATATGCAGAAATGGGGCAGGGAAGGTATGGCAGAGCTCACGCCGCTCTGGCTGCTGAAATACCTGCCGAATATGCTTGCATGCCATATTGGAATTATTCACGATATTCAAGGCCCGGGCAACAACATCACAACCGGCGAATGCTCAGGGATTCAGTCTGTTATAGAAACAGCGGAAACGATCGAATCTGGGTTTGCAGATTACGGGATAGCAGGCAGCGGAGAAGCCTCCGTGCATCCGATAACGCTCATGCGTGCGATGAAGCTCGGCAGGCTGAACACGCAAGACAACGATCGCCCCGGCTCAGCAGTAAGGCCGCTGAGCTCACAGCCCAGCGGGACAGTGCTTTCCGAAGGCGCTGCGATGGCAATCCTCGAAACGAAAACTGGAGCAGAAAAACGCGGAGCCAAGGTTTACGCAGAGCTTGCAGGCTTCGGAGAGAGCACAAGCCTCAGCCAAAATTATTCAGCTCTTGAAGAAAGCGGGGAAGGCCTTGCCTCTGCAATCAAAAACGCAATCAAGATGGCGGGGATAGAGCCGAAAGATATAGACCTTATTGTGCCCTCTGCAGGCGGGATAAAAGAAAACGACTTCGCAGAGCTGAAAGGGCTTAAGGCAGTGTTTGAAGGTTCGCTTGCGGAAATACCGGTTTGCCCATGGAAGAAATATTTCGGGCTTATGGGCAACGCTGCCTCTGGGGCAGATCTTGTGCTTGGGGCAAAGGCTCTGAGCGAGGGAATTATTCCGGGCGCAGGCGATTTGGCAGAGCAGATGCCCGATGAACTTAACGTTCCCGCAGACACTCAGGAGAAAGAAATCCGCTATTGCGTCTGCTGCAGCTTCACGCCCGGCGGGCAGACTGCGGCAGCTGTTTTGAAAAGGAGCGGTGAATAA
- a CDS encoding 3-hydroxyacyl-ACP dehydratase FabZ family protein — translation MRWIWIDKFKEFNSGKNAVAVKNISLAEEHLHDHFQGFPVMPECLMIEGMAQTAGLLVGEHGGFKEKVILAKVNKAEFYDYARPGETIEHHAELVSFAPEAASAAGKVYKEGNLLAEINLMFSHLDNNMSNKRFPEENFVFTEMFEWLMRDYHARVKLEQS, via the coding sequence ATGCGGTGGATTTGGATAGACAAATTCAAAGAGTTTAACAGCGGCAAAAATGCCGTAGCAGTGAAAAATATATCGCTCGCCGAGGAACATCTGCACGACCATTTCCAAGGTTTTCCGGTAATGCCGGAATGCCTTATGATAGAGGGGATGGCGCAGACAGCAGGCCTGCTTGTGGGCGAGCATGGCGGCTTCAAGGAGAAGGTGATTCTAGCGAAGGTGAACAAGGCGGAATTCTATGATTACGCCCGCCCGGGCGAGACAATCGAACACCATGCAGAGCTTGTATCGTTTGCTCCGGAAGCGGCAAGCGCAGCGGGGAAGGTGTATAAGGAAGGCAATCTGCTCGCCGAGATCAACCTGATGTTCAGCCATCTGGACAACAATATGTCGAACAAGCGTTTCCCAGAGGAAAACTTCGTGTTTACAGAGATGTTCGAATGGCTGATGAGAGATTATCATGCCAGAGTTAAACTGGAGCAGAGCTGA
- the dnaA gene encoding chromosomal replication initiator protein DnaA: MPQNAVDFSSIIDAARKADPANARGWYEQLELVSFEGGTLKVMCPTTAIANFLSSNCTHAFTAAAQTVTGHLLGVEFVCDDFEEDSPQQYQPQQNTANHDIPYTLHPDLTFDNFVVGQSNRLAHASCVAISNSLGVTYNPLFIHSNAGLGKTHLLHAICTNVASNTQNLKIRFLTCEAFVSKFVEAIENGDLLKFQETFRNVDMLILDDVQFLSDRESSQDEFFHTFNALHSQRKQIVLSADRPPSEIPSLDERLLSRFKWGLVARIDKPSYETRLAIVKKKARVRGIEIPEDVASAIASKITSNIREIEGAITTLGAIAYTDNAEIDISLCNDILGCKEVEPQSVLSFADVIEAVVKYFKVKQSDLKGKSRQKSIVRPRQITMYLARHKTKMSLEEIGYKIGGRDHSTVMHSIDKIAKLSREDKLLKQQIKDLDNLLDVAKG; this comes from the coding sequence GTGCCTCAGAATGCGGTTGATTTCAGCAGTATTATAGATGCTGCCAGAAAAGCAGATCCGGCTAATGCCCGGGGCTGGTATGAACAGCTCGAACTGGTGAGCTTTGAAGGCGGAACGCTGAAAGTAATGTGTCCAACGACGGCCATCGCAAATTTTCTCTCGTCAAACTGCACACATGCATTTACCGCTGCAGCACAGACTGTTACAGGCCATCTCTTGGGTGTGGAGTTTGTTTGTGATGATTTCGAAGAAGACTCCCCGCAGCAATACCAGCCGCAGCAGAATACTGCCAACCATGACATTCCGTACACCCTCCATCCGGACCTTACGTTCGATAATTTTGTGGTCGGCCAGTCCAACAGGCTCGCTCATGCAAGCTGTGTTGCGATAAGCAACTCGCTCGGAGTTACCTACAACCCGCTCTTCATCCACAGCAATGCGGGGCTCGGGAAAACACATCTTCTGCATGCGATATGTACGAATGTGGCCTCAAATACGCAAAACCTCAAGATCCGCTTTCTCACGTGCGAAGCTTTTGTGAGCAAGTTTGTGGAGGCAATTGAAAACGGCGATCTTCTCAAATTTCAGGAAACATTCAGAAACGTGGATATGCTGATCCTCGATGATGTTCAGTTCCTCAGCGACCGTGAGAGCAGTCAGGATGAATTCTTCCATACGTTTAATGCCCTGCACAGCCAGCGCAAGCAGATAGTTCTAAGCGCAGACCGTCCCCCAAGCGAGATCCCCTCGCTGGATGAAAGGCTCCTCAGCAGGTTCAAATGGGGACTTGTAGCGAGGATTGATAAACCCAGCTACGAAACGAGGCTTGCTATCGTTAAGAAAAAGGCGAGGGTTCGCGGTATAGAGATACCAGAGGACGTGGCCTCGGCGATCGCTTCAAAGATAACATCAAATATTCGTGAGATCGAGGGCGCCATCACCACCCTCGGAGCGATAGCCTATACAGACAATGCCGAAATAGACATCAGCCTTTGCAACGATATTCTCGGATGCAAGGAGGTTGAGCCGCAGTCTGTTTTGAGTTTTGCGGATGTGATTGAGGCTGTTGTGAAATATTTCAAGGTTAAGCAGAGCGATCTGAAGGGCAAATCAAGGCAGAAATCCATAGTTCGCCCGAGGCAGATTACGATGTATCTCGCTAGGCACAAAACAAAGATGAGCCTTGAAGAAATCGGCTACAAAATCGGCGGGAGAGACCACAGCACCGTAATGCATTCGATTGATAAAATCGCCAAGCTCAGCAGGGAGGATAAGCTCCTAAAACAGCAAATAAAAGATTTGGATAATCTTTTGGATGTTGCCAAGGGCTGA